The genomic segment ATCTGTTTGAGAGACGTTAGTTAGCAAAGCGAGACTTGTATGACGGGAGGAGACGGGCCCTCTTCAGGATAGAACTTACAACGAATACGCCCATGCTAAAGAGACAGATGAGAAGGAGTTTCCTGTAGCGATATCGCATTTAGCATTCAAATTCTATCCTGGATTAAGATCCTGTCGTCTACACAACACGAAAAGGGCGTACGCACTTTCCGATTTTCATCTTTAACCGGCTGATTAATGTGACCGGGATTAGAAGAAGCACCAGATCCGTCGATAGGTTCATCGTGATTTGCAATATGTTGTAGTTCTTCCATGTCAAGCATTCCGCTGAAGAAGCAAGAGTCAGCTTCCTTCCAATAAGATGTTCGTGAAACAGCTGATCTCATGCCATCGGCTTCCAGTCTAGGAAGAGACTCACCGTTTTCTGGCTGAAGCTCCATGTACTCGGAAAATGGCCTGCACCACCCTCCGTATAGTGAAACGATGACTGCAACGTATGCAAGCCCGGTGTAAGCTGCAACGCTGACCCAAGTCTTTCGATAATGGCCAAAGAGACTGCTAACAGTGAGCACTTTGTGCTATAAAAGCGATGGTAAAAGGGCTTGACACGTACGTCAGGCGATTGTATAATAGCAGTAAACAACACTTATTACCCCAAAGTGTTGTTTGCATCGATGTTTCGGATAGAATGTTCAGTATTCCCATCTTGCGACCAACTGCGGCATACTCATCCGGAGTGAGGGCGTCAAAGTCGGTCGTCGCAACGATGTCAAAGTAGATGTATAATGCGGAGATCGAGGTAGTGTATATTAGCTGAGAGATAGCAAGTTAGCTTCAGCCGCAACAACTTAGATCAATTGTGGGCATTATAGATATCTGCGGCAGGATTTGATAGGATTGATGCAAAGACTTACGACTATTATAGCCATCAATATGTCGTCTATAGTCATTTTGTCGAAGAACCTGCGCTTGCGGACGAGGTACTGAGACTGACTGAATCGGAATATCAGTATGAGACTGGATTTGGGAAATATCGAATATGATTTACTCACTATCTCATTACGACCGCACCAATCGCCAGGCCGTACCAAACCCAGCACTCTGCTCTCGTGCTGAGTGGCATAGCCATCGCGGCGGTGCCTCCGGCGGAATGCCCGCCAAGCTGGTGTCAAGAATGTAAGGCTCGCTGATGACCGGATGATGGCGATACTTTTCCAACCCCAGAATCttcttttctctttctttctttcgaTGAATCAGTTTCCGACCCTCCATCAAAATCAAGGGCACTGACAAGGTTCCGCAGGGAGGGGTTCACTCACGACTATATCGCCGGCGCGGTGGTCTGTCGGAACGACGAGGCATTCCAGTCCCGAGAGCCACTGAACCGCATGCGGCTTTCGAAGGGGGGAAGCATGGTATAGATGCCCAGAACAAACCCACAATTGCGAGCCTGCCTTGACCCGTTCGACACAAAGATGGCTTTGAGCCAACAACGAACTCAAAAGCCACAATCGCAAGCTCGAGGTGAGCGGTTCTCCAATGACGGGGGGTTCGCCTCCAAATACTCGACGTTGACATTAGGCAAGGCGTTAACAGTCGATGGAGAGAAACACACGGATGGCTGGTAAAGGGCCTGATTCATGTAGTATCTGGCCGCATTCGGATCGGGGATCGTCAGCTATCGCTGGTGAGTTTTAGCGCCAGCACTACAAAGCACCAAACATCAACGGGGTCGGAAGCTTCCCCCATTTCCCGTTCCCCCTCATGCCCCTCAATGGCGACTTCAAAGACATTCTAAGGGGGGAACGACACGACTCAGACAGTACTGATTCTGTCCCCATTCTCCTACGGACCCGCAACGGCGACGATGCCCAGGAGGCGATCACCGTCCGTGAAAGGTCATTTCTATTTCCAAGCTATCCAAGCGTTCGCCGAGACAAGTGAGGGGAGAGCCGAACTTGTTGACCTCCGAATCTAAGGGACGGAGAGAGGTCCGACTTGGGCTCATGTATGGTTGATCACTTTCATGTTATCGTCGAAAAGGGTTTGCCCGCCCGTCCGCGAACCCGCCCATGCCGCGTCGCATTAGTGTCTCCCGCATTGCTAGTCTCGTCTGTCCGGCACTTGGTAACCGATGACGGACTGGTCGTGTCTGGCGGGCGCAGAATTACTATCATGTCAAGCCCGTGCTATGTTTCTCGTTATCCCGGCCTAGGTCTGGCCAGGGGATTGAGTATGCGAGTGTCTCGCCAGCTGATCACATCTCAGCAGCCGTCCGATGTAATAGGTAGGGTGGCTCACATTGTGAGAACGCCACCGCTCAGCCACGTTTACCTGCAGAACCCGAGAATCAGGTTCGCCAACGGCTCAGTTTGCATATTGACTCGGGTTTTCGTTTAAGTCGGTTATTGCAACCATGGAGACGGCGGGAAGGGAGAGCGGCCTCGGATGATATTGCTATACAAGCGACTGTGATACCCTAGACGAAGCGAGATTTGTAGACACGGAGATGACGCTGTATCTCAGATTCGAGAATTGATCGTGTTCTTTAAGAGGTCCTTCGGGAAGCTCGGGCGGCGTCAATGGTGGCTTCGGCCAGACGAGCATGGCCCGAGTCCATCTTCTTCCCGTGGTAGCCCTCGATTCGAAGCATGCTTGAGCGTCCTACACGGCGATACTGGTAGGCCGACATCCGGCATGGCTGGATCATCGTCGCTGATGGGCTTGGGAACACAAAGTCCAAGTCGCACAAGGGGAAGAAGGGCTGACTTCAGCCACGAGATGATCTGGGCAGGTCATCAGATGAGGTGTGGGATGTTCCGCTGACCAACAGGTGAATGAGTGCAAGCCAGGCTTCCTGATTAAGACGATGGCGACATATGATGAGACGATTGTATATCTGATAACAGTCGCTGGCCAAGATGAAGTCCGCAAGGCAGCTGGTCAAAACCTTGGCAACGCAAAGTACTCAACATATCTAGTTGAACTAGCTTGGTTGTATCCTGAAGTTACGAGGTCTCATTACAGAGGAAACTTCTTTCAAGAGACGAGCTGGATCATCCAAGCCCGAAGCAGGGCTGTGACTGAAGTCGCGGCTGAGAAGCCATTCACATGAATTCATGATACCCTAGTCCCCCATAAGATGGGGGTAGGCTTGTGTCACCATGGCACTGAATCACCTAGCCGGCCAAATGGCGTCCAATCCGCGTAAGACGGGCGTGGAGGTGAAGGTATTCATGGCCAACGAGAGATGTAGGGAATGATCCTATGCTTCGGAGAGTAAATGGTTTGTCGACAGTGGCCTAGCCCTCCTTTCAAGATCGTGAAACATGAGCGATGTGGTTAGAGAATTGTGGTTTTCCAACTTGTTTTAATGCTGCAGGTATTTCACTAGCTCAGGTGCTCAAAAGCAGCTTCTGATGGGCCTGCAATAAATGGCAAGCGACTTATCTATGTTAGAGCTGAGATGGGGTAGGGAGTTAGCCTCATGAGACTTTATATTGCAAAGTCTTAGTATCCTATGCCGTTCTGTTTCCACCGGGGAATAGGAATCGAAATTTCTTCATCCCCGTTTTGCATGGCATTGTCCAAGGAATTCACGGTTCATGAATGTGCCCAGATTTCTGGATGCTGGACTTCGGAGCGGCTAAGAGCTGATCCTCTGATATTTCACGTGAAGGGGTGATTATGTTACTCAACTGCCAGCCTTAGGTAAGCACGAGGGATGATGAGGTGCCTTGGCTGACATAATCCAAGCTCCCATTCATTTCTGTCCCAAGCTGCCCGTCAAGCCCAGTGCTCATAATCACTAGCCACAGTGTGGCGGTGAGAGTATTGCGTCATGTAAACCAAAGGACCTGCTCAGAAGCCATGCCCAAGCACTTGAAAGTGACATGGTCAGATGTTGAATACTAAGGGTGTCCAAGCCGAACTCCCTCGCACCCGCTCTTCACGACCACCTCGCCCAATGACGACCATGCCTTCGGAAAATTTTCCAGGAATGCAGATCGCCGGGTGCCGGGGCCTGGGGCAGCATGGCCGGGGCAGGCCGCAGACCGACCAAACGGGCCGGGCAGAAGACTTGGGCAGACTTTTACTTCTGGGCCGAACTGTGTACGGAGTTTTCGTACCTCTGTATCCCGTGCAGAATACTGAATGATGGGTTGGTGATGATCCCAGGTGGGAAGAGCCAATCATGACGAGTTGAAGAGCTCCATCATGTGGCTACTTTGACGTAGttctctctttttcccccccAAGGATCCAAGGGACCAACACCGAGTTTTCGGTGTCGCCGCTCCCGCTAGCTCGGAAAGCCAATTTGGACCTTGTTCGGACTCCggagcaaaaaaaaaaaaaatggaAAGCTTGGGTGTAGAAATTACCGAAGCCCGCCAGCTCGAGGCGAAGGGCCGAGGGGGCGAAGATGCAAAGCAAGTCAGAAGTCTGCAGAGCGGCATATCAAATATTATAGCGAAAAAATCCAATTCAGTCGCATTCCCCGCGCGCGTGCGGCTACCTTGTTCCTGAATGGATGTTAGAAATTGAGCTTCTGACTGGCTGGTTGTTCGGCAGAGTTATCATTACGTAGGATCATCACCACTGTCCCCGTCGCCCATATGTCTGGGAAATCCGGGGTAACATCTGCTAGTGTAGATATCACGCGGGTATCAATATCCAGTACTCCGTAATGCATAAGAAAGTCTACTTACCGAGTACTCTGATAGATTTGACTGCTAGGCGAGGAGACGAATGAGGCAGGGAATCATTGGAAGAAATGAGTCGCGGCACTTTGCTACTTTCCTCTCTTACTCACCTAGAAGCGAGACCATGTCTCACAGACAAGCCACCGAGCCTCAAAGAGGAAGAACAGCCCAGGGAATGCACAATGACGGGGAGCGCAAATTGCTTGAAAATTTCCTTTGCCCCAGCTTTTCTCATACCTACAGCTCGCCCAGGCCTACCTAGGTTCTTCGCCTTCGCTCTTCGGCTGGGACGAAATTCGCGCAATTGCCAAGCAACTGCCAACACTGCCGCCCCCAGCCTAGAACTACCATATTTTCGCGACCGCTCCGGACCAGGCGATGCGGACGGGCTACGAAGGGAATTGCGCAATCCCGAGGCACTGCCAGGAAAGACAGGCCAAGAGGGGGGTTTTTTCAAGTCAAGTGTTCACAAAATGATCAAACGACGCCGGGGTAGGTAGGTGGTTCCTGCAACCTCAAGTATCCGTAGTGCGAAGTAAACCCATGGCCAAAGAGCATGCAAAAAAATCCGGGGTAGGATTGCATAGTGCAGCACTGCAGACCCCCTCTCAATTCTCTACCGCTGGCGCCTGGGTTGCACACCGAAGCGCAATATCGCGATGCCTTTCCGTTCGACCCTTTCTCTTTCCTTATTGCATAAACCAGCGAATCAGCCCTGCTTTTGTGAATGTCCTTCCTTAAGTTACGAATACCTGATGTACACTTCTCCATCTTGGTTCCCGTCACACCGAATGTGCGTTTCACACTTAGACTTACACGCAGCAGCACCTTCCCCTCTCGCGTGTTTGCCATGAGGCACGAAGCGAGCGGCTAAAGAATTGCCATCAAGTGACTCGAATTCCCAGGTAAACCGTAAAACGACAATGGCACCCCCTCGGGACTTTACCTGTTGGGGTCCAGTAGCCGGGGGTGGGAAGAAACGCTGTTCGTGCCTGGTCTTATTCAGCGGGTGCGTGGTGTTTTCGACTGGATGTCGTTATTTTCATTACGTTTTAGTTTGTCAACATTTGCCCCTCCGCACACGGTACACCCCTCCCCTCTCCCATGACTCTCCGCCAACGCCTGTGAGAATCGAGGCCTCGTTTCAATTTTTCTCTTCCCCCAGCTACAGAATTTTTTCAGGTCTGGCCCACCTATTCTCCCGCCAGCGCGGTCTGAGACGTAGGTACATTCTCCACCGCCATAGTGGACagcaagagagagagagagagaaaattTACGGAAGAGCACCTGGACAGATCGGTGGACCGAGAGGCCTACAAGCTTGGAAGCTCAAGCAAGGTCGTTCATCGCCGAGGCCGTGCGTGAGCAGCGAACGCAGGCGTGCACACCCCCGGGGATGGCGCGTATGTGGAGAAACCAGCCAGCCAAGGAGCCTGTTGCAAGAAAAGAATGATTGACCTTGTGATCAACTTTTTTGGCTGGCGCACCCTACGTCAGGCAAGGCCAAGGATGACTTGCGCCGTAGTTGGGAAAGGTCGCGCAATAGCTGCTGCTTGCAGCCGAGAATCCCATCCTTGCTCTTCCTCCTTCCCTGTGGGAGGGAAGCACCTCACATGGACGGATACCTAGGGGGTAAAACAAAGACCGGATATTATGTGCTTGCTGTGTGTTCCTCATTCTGTTCCTATAAAGCTCCTTTGTCCCGTCATGCACCACCCTTCTAGCTCACCCATTCCCACCATACACACACATATAAACCGGAGAATCTGTTTCCCTGAGAAATCATAGAGTCATACCTTTGCCTACCCGACTGCACCATTCACGTACCAATTCGACTCGACAATTCCATCCGAAGAGCGATTGCGCATTAGACCATCTTAGACGGAACAGCACGAACATCTCCCGAGTCTCATAAAGACGTTTATACCACACACTTTTCCCACACCAAATTCCACATCACAAACTCCAAAAATGCTTGCCTCACACGGACGCGGCGGTGCCGGCAACATGGCCGACACCTCAAAGTCGCCCAAGATCACCCCCAAGGACCTCGAGACCCCGACTCTGAAGACATCTGTCGTCACCACGGGCCGCGGCGGAAGCGGAAACATGGCCAAGAACGCCGACCCCTACGAGACTCGTTTGCGCCAGGACGTTGAGGCGTAAGTGCTATCCCCATTGAACTCGAAAGAAGCAAGTAAAAGACCTAAAGCTAACATGAGTTTCTCGATCTAGTGTCCCACGACGCGAGAGTGCCGGCGCATCCCACTTTGGCCGCGGTGGTTCCGCCAATGTCTTCAAGGGATCACCCGAGGAGGAGGCCGCCGccaagaaggccaaggccgAGGGCGCGAGCGccgtcgacgacgacgagtcTGCTACCACCCTCCGCAAGAGCAAGAGCCCGTCACCGCGCCGCAGCTCCGAGGAGAACGCCAACGGTCTCGCCGCCAAGGGCAAGCAGTGGTTCAACAACCTGACCAAGAAGGCATAAGGCCGTCACCTGCTTCGTTCCTTCTCTTCTGTTCTTTCTCTCTTGCGCCCCCAATGGGCGGGATTTACGTCTGCATTGTGTCTCTTCTCGGTATGAGGAGTCATTAGCGATGGCGTATTGTTGAGTTGGTGACCACGCTTGGACGCCACAGGGCGTTGAAGCCTTCTTCATCGTTTCGGCGACTGGAATGTCCGAGAGGACTGTTTCTTATCAGGCCATCATTGTACAGCGCTTTTGCCACGGAGTTTTCACGGATCGGGGATTTGTTTTCTGCTGGAGGCAAACAATAAGCGTCGCTAATAGCCAGCGACTTTGTTTGAAGATGTTGGAACGACACAAAAAAAAGTTCTTGATACCACGGTTGACATGATTTTCAAGGATAATTATGATACGGGAAGGAAAAGCATAATGGTATTTTTGATTTTATCCATACAATTTGCTTGTGCTCTGAACCATGATATCTTCCTTGACCATGAAATCTAGGAACTGTTATGGTACTATTACAGGAGCACATTTTGAAGCTGCGACGCTTAAAGTTATCATTGTTGCCATTATGTTTCCTTCTACTCATGAGGCTTTATCAGAGGGTTCATTTGATTCGACCAAGATTGTCCTAAGGCACTACCGTCTCTAGGAAGATGCCTTTAAAAGATTGATGCTATGTCACTTTGTTTCGCTCCTTTTTCAATACGCCTTGTAGGTATTGTGACTTGATACTTGTATATCCGCTTTTCCAATCATCGCTTGCCGCTTCTTGATTTTTGTCCACAACCCACCGACTCGTTGCCTGCTTAGTTCTTCGTCAAACGATGAATTTCTGACAGGTAGAATCGGAGATCCTCGGGGTTGACGCCCGGGGTGATGCCTAATATGAGATTATCAGCCTTCTTCCTTTCCCCGTACAAAATGAAGCAAATAAAATTGAACGCATCGACTTACCGTGGCCGAGGTTTGCAATCCATCCCTTCTTTCCGTTACCGTAGAAGCCCTTGACCATGGTCTCGACAGCCGCCGTCATGCGCTCGTGGGTACCGTACAGCACGCCAGGGTCTGCGTTGCCCTGGAAAGTAACACGCCTGTCGCCGCGAATCTTGACAGCCTCGGCGGGGTCCTGAAGCCAGTCGAGGCCGATGACGTCGTAGCCAATGTCAATGACGGAGTCGAGAGCGTGCCAGGCGCCCTTGGGGAAGACGGTCATGGGAACGCGCTCCAGGTTCATCTCGGCGAGCTTCTTGGGGAGGTTCTCGGAGATGTAGGACAGGTACGGCTGGCTGAACTCCTTGAAGGCCTCGGGGCCGAGCTCGCCGGCCCACGAGTCAAAGACCATGATCATCTGGGCACCGGCTTTGACCTGCAGCGCGAGGTACTCAACGCAGACGTCGGCAATCTTTTGCAGGAGCGCCTTGGACTCCTCGGCGTAGCGGTAGATCCACGTCTTGCTCTGCATGAAGAGCTTGGTGCCGCCGCCCTCGACCATGTAGCAGAAGAGCGTCCAGGGGGCGCCGCAGAAGCCGATGAGGGGCACACGGCCGGCGAGCTTCTTGCGGGTGAGGGTGATTGCCTTGTAGACGTAGTCGAGCTCGGAGGCGACGTCGACGTTCTTGGACAACACCTTTTCGTATTGCCCGTCAGTCGGGGTCTTGAGCGGCTCGGGGAAGTGGGGGCCCTTCTTGTCGACCATCTCGACCGTCATGCCGAGGGCCTGGGGCACGACGAGGATGTCGGAGAAGATGATGGCGGCGTCGAGGAGGCCGGCGAAGCGCTCAATCGGCTGCAGGGTCAGGGTGCTGGCGACCTCGGGGTCACGGCAGCAGGCGAAGAAGTCGCGGGTGCCCTTGGCTTCATGGTACTCGGGGAGATAGCGGCCGGCTTTTTCGCAGGTTGTCAGGAATCGGCTGTTCATTTGTTCATGTCCTATTTCTTAGGACGGGAAAGGGCGGGTTACCTTGACGCATGATCCAGCATGGCGGGCGCTCGACCGTCTCGCCTGGAAATTGAGGAGGTCAGCATTTGACTAGAAGAGTGGACTAGGTGTAGATACTCACCTCTTGCTGCGCGCAAGAGCAGGTCGTTCTTCAATGGCTCAAATGTCAACTCCATCTTGTCGGCCTGCTGTGGGAATTGAAGGTGCTGATGGCGGATGTTGGAGATGCCGTTCCACGGATCATCCAAAAAGTGCCCCGCGGTTCGGTCGCTGCAAAACCCCGCCAAAGCTTCAGGACCCCCGTCCACCGCCTCCTGTGCGCCCCTGCCGCCCTGCGCACGTCGCCGAGGCAGCCGGTCCGGCAGGTGCACCAGCCACGTTGTGGCTTGACTCCGCTATTGAGTGGGCCCGCAATCCAAAGCTCTTTCGACCTCCCTGGCAATTTCCATTTGTCGCTTCTCTTCAAACAGCTCTGAATAGTCTCCATCGAATAAAATCGAGCCAATTGGCAATCTCCGCCCGCGACGAACACGCAAAAGCAGCTTCACGACCTGGACGACAATGATATAGTCCGAGCAAGATCAATTGAATACCCACGCGCCCGTCGCCATTCGATCCCTTGGCGACCGGGCTGCAATGCCGCCGTCACGACCAACCGTCCGATGCTGCCGCGCCGTCCAGCAACAGCTTCAAGCTTCGCCCGACAATGTATGGATCACGGATGGTCTGTTGGCGAGCGCCTTTGAGCGCTACTGCCACGTATCACGCCTCACGAGACGGAAATCGAGCTCTGTGCCCGGCCCGCTGGAGAATCGACGAAGACTGGGCAAGAGAAGGATGGCAGAGATGCACATGGACGGACACTCG from the Colletotrichum lupini chromosome 3, complete sequence genome contains:
- a CDS encoding uroporphyrinogen decarboxylase → MELTFEPLKNDLLLRAARGETVERPPCWIMRQAGRYLPEYHEAKGTRDFFACCRDPEVASTLTLQPIERFAGLLDAAIIFSDILVVPQALGMTVEMVDKKGPHFPEPLKTPTDGQYEKVLSKNVDVASELDYVYKAITLTRKKLAGRVPLIGFCGAPWTLFCYMVEGGGTKLFMQSKTWIYRYAEESKALLQKIADVCVEYLALQVKAGAQMIMVFDSWAGELGPEAFKEFSQPYLSYISENLPKKLAEMNLERVPMTVFPKGAWHALDSVIDIGYDVIGLDWLQDPAEAVKIRGDRRVTFQGNADPGVLYGTHERMTAAVETMVKGFYGNGKKGWIANLGHGITPGVNPEDLRFYLSEIHRLTKN